From Echinicola soli, a single genomic window includes:
- a CDS encoding SusC/RagA family TonB-linked outer membrane protein, translated as MRVLYGFLIQLVFCTVLLANTSNAQRKTIEDVRVDVRLQDRTLQAVMKDLERKTDFRFTFDTNGVDTDQKMASDKFTGSVYDLLVVLSRESGLSFTQINNNIHVSENENKGKVAIKEAAEITIKGKVVDEVGMALPGLTVKIESSGKGTVTDLEGNYQLTAEEGDVLIFSFIGFQTQRVQIGNQTTIDVIMKEDTQALEEVVVVGYGTVKKSDLTGSVVSLRSDEQNQGVNTSVDQLLKGKAAGVNVVQNSSEPGGGISISIRGASSVNAGTGPLYVIDGLPIDNSSMTTSGGGNYPDSRSPTNPLAAINPNDIESIEILKDASATAIYGARGANGVIMVTTKKGKSGQTRINYDGYVGVQNVANRLDVLSAEEYQMVMNGIIADGGGIADQTVDVIEDGGTNWQDELFRTSAPVTNQNLSFSGGNEKTNYFAALNYFNQQGVVKSSAFERYSARLNLETKFSDRLTVGLNMNTSFSENDQVPAQSFGVNENNGALYAAYNFDPTLSIYGDDGRYRISPYISIDNPLALAYGKNAMIERYRNMAVTYANYKILPEWSVKVNFGTDVTNQRRDVYIDRSTLDGLANGGIATILQERQSNYLMELTTTYDKTFEDHHLTALAGVTTQKFSMSNTTSHGKSFPSDATGTDNIGLGDPTQFNINSFKATNRLLSYLGRVNYTLKDKYLFTGTLRIDGSSRFGENNKYGYFPSGAFAWKVKEESFMQDLEALSTFKFRASWGQTGNQEIGNYLSISTFVPGPDAVFDDQKVSTTQPARIPNPDLKWETTEQWDIGLDFGLFRDRVFGSLDYFVKNTYDMLLYLPIPTSTGYTNRITNIGSVKNSGIEAAITSVNFDGEFTWTTTLNLATVKNEVTSLGGVDQIIGGSAGFANQIWMIKEGLPMYSFYGYQVDGVWQEGDDFDQTTDNVVPGDMKFRDINGDQTVNADDREVLGNSFPDFTYSIANTFEYKGFSLYVFFEGVHGISMLNNNLVDTYFPINFRRNKFAEPYLNRWTPENPSNEYPSFVNPTAQGQKEVNSYTIQDASYLRLNTLTLNYTIPMQSSTFRNAQVYITGTNLLTITDYDGVDPAVNPNGNANIRIDYNAYPTATSFLLGVKLGF; from the coding sequence ATGAGAGTTTTATATGGGTTTCTTATCCAGTTGGTGTTTTGCACGGTATTGCTGGCCAATACCTCAAATGCTCAGCGGAAGACCATTGAAGATGTGCGTGTGGATGTCCGTCTGCAGGATCGGACTCTGCAGGCAGTTATGAAAGACCTGGAGCGTAAGACTGACTTCAGATTTACATTTGATACAAATGGTGTCGATACCGACCAAAAAATGGCCTCTGATAAATTCACGGGTTCTGTATATGATTTACTGGTTGTATTGTCCCGAGAAAGTGGCCTGAGCTTCACGCAGATCAATAATAATATTCACGTAAGTGAAAATGAGAATAAAGGGAAAGTAGCGATCAAAGAGGCTGCTGAAATCACCATTAAAGGAAAGGTAGTTGATGAGGTGGGAATGGCCTTGCCCGGACTGACGGTCAAGATCGAGAGTTCGGGAAAAGGTACTGTCACGGACCTGGAGGGGAATTACCAGCTCACAGCAGAAGAAGGCGATGTGCTGATATTCTCCTTTATCGGTTTTCAGACCCAGCGGGTCCAGATCGGTAATCAGACGACCATTGATGTGATCATGAAGGAAGATACCCAAGCGTTGGAAGAAGTAGTGGTCGTGGGATACGGAACCGTGAAAAAGAGCGATTTGACCGGTTCGGTGGTTTCTTTGAGATCAGATGAGCAAAACCAAGGCGTCAATACCTCCGTGGACCAACTACTGAAAGGCAAGGCTGCCGGCGTCAATGTGGTACAGAACAGTTCAGAACCTGGAGGAGGGATCTCCATCAGTATCCGGGGTGCCAGTTCTGTAAACGCAGGTACGGGACCCTTGTACGTGATTGACGGACTGCCCATTGACAATTCGTCGATGACCACCAGTGGTGGGGGAAATTACCCTGATTCGAGATCTCCCACCAATCCTTTGGCGGCTATAAACCCTAATGACATTGAGTCCATCGAGATCTTAAAGGATGCTTCTGCAACGGCCATTTATGGTGCCAGAGGGGCCAACGGCGTGATCATGGTGACTACCAAAAAAGGTAAATCCGGGCAGACGAGAATCAATTATGATGGCTATGTGGGCGTCCAGAATGTCGCCAATAGATTGGATGTGCTCAGTGCTGAGGAATACCAAATGGTGATGAACGGTATCATTGCCGATGGTGGCGGAATAGCAGACCAGACGGTCGATGTTATCGAAGATGGCGGTACCAACTGGCAGGATGAACTCTTCCGTACAAGTGCTCCGGTGACCAATCAAAACCTGTCTTTTTCAGGAGGAAATGAAAAGACCAATTACTTCGCAGCGCTCAATTACTTTAATCAGCAAGGAGTGGTCAAGAGTTCTGCTTTTGAGCGGTACAGCGCACGGCTAAATCTGGAAACCAAATTTTCGGACCGCTTGACTGTGGGACTGAACATGAACACTTCATTCAGTGAAAATGACCAAGTGCCAGCCCAGTCTTTTGGGGTGAATGAAAACAATGGAGCCTTGTATGCAGCGTATAATTTTGATCCGACATTGAGCATTTATGGCGATGATGGTCGCTACAGGATTTCACCTTATATTTCGATCGATAATCCCCTGGCCTTGGCCTATGGTAAAAATGCGATGATCGAGCGGTATCGCAATATGGCTGTTACTTATGCCAACTATAAAATCCTTCCTGAGTGGTCTGTAAAAGTGAATTTTGGTACAGATGTGACCAACCAGAGAAGAGATGTCTATATCGATCGATCTACCTTGGATGGCCTTGCCAATGGTGGCATCGCAACGATTTTGCAAGAGCGTCAGTCCAACTACCTGATGGAGTTAACTACCACTTATGATAAGACCTTTGAAGACCATCATCTTACTGCATTGGCCGGAGTGACCACTCAAAAATTCTCCATGTCCAATACTACCAGTCATGGCAAGAGTTTTCCATCTGATGCTACAGGAACGGATAACATCGGCCTAGGTGACCCTACCCAGTTTAATATCAACAGTTTTAAGGCCACTAACCGTTTACTTTCCTATTTAGGTAGGGTAAACTACACGTTGAAGGATAAATATTTATTTACTGGAACGCTACGGATAGATGGTTCATCGAGGTTTGGTGAAAATAACAAATACGGCTATTTCCCATCTGGTGCTTTTGCCTGGAAAGTGAAAGAGGAATCTTTTATGCAGGATTTGGAAGCATTAAGTACTTTTAAATTTCGGGCCAGTTGGGGTCAGACCGGTAACCAGGAAATCGGTAATTATCTTTCCATCAGTACTTTTGTGCCCGGGCCGGATGCTGTTTTTGATGATCAAAAAGTATCCACCACCCAGCCTGCCCGTATTCCCAATCCCGACCTGAAGTGGGAGACCACAGAGCAATGGGATATTGGATTGGACTTTGGACTTTTTAGGGATCGGGTTTTTGGTAGCCTGGACTATTTCGTTAAAAACACCTATGATATGCTCCTCTACCTGCCTATCCCTACTTCTACAGGATATACCAATAGGATCACCAATATCGGAAGTGTAAAAAATTCAGGTATCGAAGCAGCTATTACTTCGGTAAATTTTGATGGGGAATTTACCTGGACCACAACACTTAATCTGGCTACTGTGAAAAATGAGGTCACGAGCCTTGGAGGCGTGGATCAGATTATCGGTGGAAGTGCGGGTTTTGCCAATCAGATTTGGATGATCAAAGAAGGATTGCCCATGTATTCCTTTTATGGCTACCAAGTAGATGGTGTTTGGCAGGAAGGCGACGACTTTGACCAAACGACCGATAACGTGGTGCCTGGAGATATGAAATTCCGCGATATCAATGGTGACCAAACGGTCAATGCGGACGATAGAGAGGTGTTGGGGAATTCCTTTCCGGATTTCACCTATTCTATTGCCAATACCTTCGAATACAAAGGATTTAGCCTGTATGTATTCTTCGAAGGAGTGCACGGCATCAGCATGCTGAACAATAACCTTGTGGACACCTATTTCCCGATCAACTTTAGAAGAAATAAGTTTGCGGAGCCTTATCTCAATAGATGGACACCCGAAAATCCATCCAATGAATACCCGTCTTTTGTCAATCCAACGGCTCAGGGACAAAAGGAAGTCAACTCCTACACTATTCAGGATGCTTCCTATCTACGGTTAAATACCCTTACGCTAAATTACACCATTCCGATGCAGAGCAGTACATTTCGCAATGCACAGGTGTATATAACAGGAACCAACCTGTTGACCATTACCGATTATGATGGAGTGGATCCGGCAGTCAATCCCAATGGTAATGCCAATATCAGGATTGATTACAATGCCTATCCTACCGCAACTTCGTTTTTGTTAGGTGTAAAACTTGGATTTTAA